In Saccharothrix syringae, the following are encoded in one genomic region:
- the ileS gene encoding isoleucine--tRNA ligase — MAYPKAGEGSVPSQPSFPALEEGVLDFWKSDGTFQASIDARPAGDNGSNEFVFYDGPPFANGLPHYGHLLTGYVKDVVPRYQTMRGKHVERRFGWDTHGLPAEVEAEKQLGFSSKSEIEAFGIEKFNEACRASVLQYTDQWRDYVTRQARWVDFDNDYKTLDLDYMESVMWAFKTLWDKGLVYEGFRVLWYCWRCETPLSNTETKMDDTYRDRQDPAVTVGLRLETGELALVWTTTPWTLPSNLAAAVHPDVDYVVVESGGERYLLAEARVAAYARELGEEPPVVARYRGSELVGRKYRPPFDFFVGRENAHQVLAADYVTTEDGTGIVHIAPAFGEEDKAVTDAAGIEVVVPVDAHGRFTAEVPPYEGLQVFEANKPIIKDLRDAGLLLRHETYDHPYPHCWRCDNALIQRAVSSWFVAVTRFRDRMVELNQQINWVPGHIRDGQFGKWLENARDWNISRNRFWGSPIPVWVSDDPAYPRVDVYGSLDELERDFGVRPADLHRPAIDALVRPNPDDPTGRSVMRRVPEVLDCWFESGSMSFAQVHYPFENREWFEDHYPGDFIVEYNGQTRGWFYTMHVLATALFDRPAFRNCVAHGIVLGDDGQKMSKSRRNYPDVNEVFLRDGSDAMRWFLMASPILRGGDLVVTERGIRDAVRQAVLPLWNTWYFLALYANAEGVEGTWRTDSSHVLDRYVLAKTHDLVVSVQAQLDAYDVSGACGSIRDFLEVLTNWYVRRSRGRFWAGEQDAVDTLHTVLEVVCRVAAPLLPLTAEVVWRGLTGGRSVHLTDWPSAADLPADDALVAAMDKVRQVASTALSLRKANRLRVRLPLAGLVIAAPDAAVLEPFAEVLRDEVNVKSVSLTSDVEAHGHFQLAVNARVAGPRLGPSVQKVIKAVKAGDWAEVSGRVVAAGIELLPEEYEQRLVARDQGATAALPANSGLVVLDTLVTEELAAEGVARDLVRVVQQARKDAGFEVSDRISLTLELPEGVEVAVRSFEDFVKAETLADSVVYGVVGAGDGTVAEGVVGEGQKVRVAVARA, encoded by the coding sequence ATGGCCTACCCGAAGGCAGGCGAGGGTTCGGTCCCCTCCCAGCCGTCCTTCCCCGCCCTGGAAGAGGGCGTGCTCGACTTCTGGAAGTCCGACGGGACGTTCCAGGCGTCGATCGACGCCCGGCCGGCGGGGGACAACGGGTCCAACGAGTTCGTCTTCTACGACGGCCCGCCGTTCGCCAACGGCCTGCCGCACTACGGCCACCTGCTCACCGGTTACGTCAAGGACGTCGTCCCGCGCTACCAGACCATGCGCGGCAAGCACGTCGAGCGCCGGTTCGGCTGGGACACCCACGGGCTGCCCGCCGAGGTGGAGGCCGAGAAGCAGCTCGGGTTCTCGTCCAAGAGCGAGATCGAGGCGTTCGGCATCGAGAAGTTCAACGAAGCCTGCCGCGCGTCGGTGCTCCAGTACACCGACCAGTGGCGCGACTACGTGACCCGGCAGGCCCGCTGGGTGGACTTCGACAACGACTACAAGACGCTCGACCTGGACTACATGGAAAGCGTCATGTGGGCCTTCAAGACCCTGTGGGACAAGGGCCTGGTCTACGAGGGCTTCCGCGTGCTCTGGTACTGCTGGCGCTGCGAGACGCCGCTGTCCAACACCGAGACCAAGATGGACGACACCTACCGGGACCGGCAGGACCCGGCGGTGACGGTCGGCCTGCGCCTGGAGACCGGCGAGCTGGCCCTGGTGTGGACGACGACCCCGTGGACGCTGCCGTCCAACCTCGCGGCCGCGGTTCACCCGGACGTGGACTACGTGGTGGTCGAGTCCGGTGGCGAGCGGTACCTGCTCGCCGAGGCCCGCGTGGCGGCGTACGCGCGGGAGCTGGGCGAGGAGCCGCCGGTGGTGGCCCGGTACCGCGGGTCCGAGCTGGTGGGGCGGAAGTACCGGCCCCCGTTCGACTTCTTCGTGGGGCGCGAGAACGCGCACCAGGTGCTGGCCGCCGACTACGTCACCACCGAGGACGGCACGGGCATCGTGCACATCGCCCCGGCGTTCGGCGAGGAGGACAAGGCCGTCACGGACGCGGCCGGCATCGAGGTCGTGGTGCCGGTCGACGCGCACGGCCGGTTCACCGCGGAGGTGCCGCCGTACGAGGGCCTGCAGGTCTTCGAGGCGAACAAGCCGATCATCAAGGACCTGCGGGACGCCGGCCTGCTGCTGCGCCACGAGACCTACGACCACCCGTACCCGCACTGCTGGCGGTGCGACAACGCGCTGATCCAGCGCGCGGTGTCGTCGTGGTTCGTCGCGGTGACGCGGTTCCGCGACCGGATGGTCGAGCTGAACCAGCAGATCAACTGGGTGCCCGGGCACATCCGCGACGGCCAGTTCGGCAAGTGGCTGGAGAACGCCCGCGACTGGAACATCTCGCGCAACCGGTTCTGGGGGTCGCCGATCCCGGTGTGGGTGTCGGACGACCCGGCCTACCCGCGCGTGGACGTGTACGGCTCGCTGGACGAGCTGGAGCGGGACTTCGGGGTGCGGCCCGCCGACCTGCACCGGCCGGCGATCGACGCGCTGGTGCGGCCGAACCCGGACGACCCGACGGGTCGCTCGGTGATGCGGCGCGTGCCGGAGGTGCTGGACTGCTGGTTCGAGTCCGGGTCGATGTCGTTCGCCCAGGTGCACTACCCGTTCGAGAACCGCGAGTGGTTCGAGGACCACTACCCGGGCGACTTCATCGTCGAGTACAACGGGCAGACGCGCGGGTGGTTCTACACCATGCACGTGCTGGCGACGGCGCTGTTCGACCGGCCGGCGTTCCGGAACTGCGTGGCGCACGGGATCGTGCTCGGGGACGACGGGCAGAAGATGTCCAAGTCCCGGCGGAACTACCCGGACGTGAACGAGGTGTTCCTGCGGGACGGGTCCGACGCCATGCGGTGGTTCCTCATGGCTTCGCCGATCCTGCGTGGCGGGGACCTGGTGGTCACGGAGCGGGGGATCAGGGACGCGGTGCGGCAGGCCGTGCTGCCGTTGTGGAACACCTGGTACTTCCTGGCTTTGTACGCCAATGCCGAGGGGGTCGAGGGGACTTGGCGGACTGATTCTTCGCACGTGCTGGACCGGTACGTGCTGGCCAAGACGCATGATCTGGTCGTTTCGGTCCAGGCGCAGTTGGACGCCTATGACGTGTCCGGGGCTTGTGGTTCCATCCGGGATTTCCTGGAGGTGCTGACCAACTGGTACGTGCGGCGGTCGCGGGGGCGGTTCTGGGCCGGTGAGCAGGATGCCGTCGACACGTTGCACACCGTGCTGGAGGTCGTTTGCCGGGTTGCCGCGCCGTTGTTGCCTCTGACGGCCGAGGTGGTGTGGCGCGGGTTGACAGGGGGGCGGTCGGTTCACCTGACCGACTGGCCCTCGGCGGCTGATCTGCCTGCTGACGACGCGTTGGTGGCCGCCATGGACAAGGTCCGGCAGGTTGCTTCCACGGCGTTGTCGTTGCGGAAGGCGAACCGGCTGCGGGTGCGGTTGCCGTTGGCCGGGTTGGTGATCGCGGCGCCTGATGCGGCGGTGTTGGAGCCTTTTGCGGAGGTCCTGCGGGACGAGGTCAACGTGAAGTCGGTTTCGTTGACCTCGGACGTGGAGGCTCACGGGCACTTCCAGTTGGCGGTGAACGCCCGGGTGGCCGGGCCCCGGTTGGGGCCTTCGGTGCAGAAGGTCATCAAGGCCGTCAAGGCCGGGGATTGGGCTGAGGTCTCCGGGCGGGTGGTGGCTGCCGGGATCGAGTTGCTGCCGGAGGAGTACGAGCAGCGGTTGGTGGCTCGGGACCAGGGGGCTACGGCGGCTTTGCCCGCCAACAGCGGGTTGGTGGTTCTGGATACCCTCGTTACCGAGGAGTTGGCTGCGGAGGGGGTGGCCCGGGATCTGGTCCGGGTGGTGCAGCAGGCTCGCAAGGATGCCGGGTTCGAGGTTTCCGATCGGATCTCGTTGACGTTGGAGCTGCCCGAGGGGGTTGAGGTTGCGGTTCGGTCTTTCGAGGACTTCGTGAAGGCCGAGACGTTGGCCGATTCGGTCGTTTACGGGGTCGTTGGTGCTGGCGATGGCACCGTCGCCGAAGGTGTGGTGGGTGAAGGCCAGAAGGTGCGTGTCGCGGTGGCGCGGGCCTGA
- the wag31 gene encoding DivIVA-like cell division protein Wag31, with translation MPLTPADVHNVAFSKPPIGKRGYNEDEVDAFLDLVEGELARLIEENNDLRQQVEQLDQQVETARADLEDARAKLAAGVGATRVDEPRRLAPVPPPSALEQTSPGGGGDHHVQAAKVLGLAQEMADRLTGEAKAEADGMLSEARTKSEQLLSEARAKADTMVNEARTRAETMLNDARTRAETLERQAREKASALDRDAQRKHAEVMGNITQEKNTLEKQIDKLQTFEREYRTRLKTMLESSLRDLQDRGPAAPSDGRQQGGYTFGARAEAG, from the coding sequence ATGCCGTTGACCCCCGCGGACGTGCACAACGTCGCGTTCAGCAAGCCGCCGATTGGCAAGCGGGGCTACAACGAGGACGAGGTGGACGCATTCCTCGACCTGGTTGAGGGCGAACTGGCCCGCCTGATCGAGGAGAACAACGACCTGCGCCAGCAGGTCGAGCAGCTCGACCAGCAGGTCGAGACCGCGCGAGCCGACCTCGAGGACGCGCGGGCCAAGCTCGCCGCGGGCGTCGGTGCGACGCGGGTGGACGAGCCGCGCAGGCTCGCCCCGGTGCCGCCCCCCTCGGCGCTCGAGCAGACGTCCCCCGGCGGTGGTGGCGACCACCACGTGCAGGCCGCCAAGGTGCTCGGCCTGGCCCAGGAGATGGCCGACCGGCTCACCGGCGAGGCCAAGGCCGAGGCGGACGGGATGCTGTCGGAGGCCCGGACCAAGTCCGAGCAGCTGCTGTCGGAGGCGCGCGCCAAGGCCGACACCATGGTCAACGAGGCGCGCACGCGTGCCGAGACCATGCTGAACGACGCCCGGACCCGCGCCGAGACGCTGGAGCGGCAGGCCAGGGAGAAGGCCAGCGCGCTCGACCGCGACGCGCAGCGCAAGCACGCCGAGGTGATGGGGAACATCACCCAGGAGAAGAACACGCTCGAGAAGCAGATCGACAAGCTGCAGACGTTCGAGCGCGAGTACCGGACCAGGCTCAAGACCATGCTGGAGTCGTCGCTGCGCGACCTGCAGGACCGCGGTCCCGCCGCGCCGTCCGACGGGCGCCAGCAGGGCGGGTACACGTTCGGGGCGCGCGCCGAGGCGGGCTGA
- a CDS encoding YggT family protein, with protein sequence MWLVVYYVLFSFWVLLTARVVVELVRSFARGWRPAGGVAVALETVYTVTDPPVRLLRRLIPTVRIGGIGLDLSIIVLLLVVIILMRVADPR encoded by the coding sequence CTGTGGCTCGTGGTCTACTACGTGTTGTTCTCGTTCTGGGTGCTGCTCACGGCGCGTGTCGTGGTGGAGCTCGTGCGCAGTTTCGCCAGGGGATGGCGGCCTGCGGGCGGGGTCGCGGTGGCCCTGGAGACCGTCTACACGGTGACCGACCCCCCGGTCCGCCTGCTGCGTCGGCTCATCCCGACCGTGCGGATCGGCGGCATCGGTCTGGACTTGTCCATTATTGTGCTGTTGCTGGTCGTTATCATTCTGATGCGAGTAGCCGATCCCAGGTGA
- a CDS encoding cell division protein SepF, translated as MSGFHKLKAYFGMVPAEYADDPDAYDGDRRYSDYRSDYADAEDYEPYPEQRNGRRRSFSGYRGELEEADDYEPERGARSRRPWTPETHGSLAVEPQREPVGRPRPAVEPAPHPLGRITTLHPRSYNEARTIGEHYRDGTPVIMNLTDMDDADAKRLVDFAAGLAFALRGSIDKVTNKVFLLSPPNIDVTAEDRRRLAEGGFLNRD; from the coding sequence ATGAGCGGGTTTCACAAGCTGAAGGCCTACTTCGGGATGGTTCCCGCCGAGTACGCCGACGACCCCGACGCCTACGACGGAGACCGCCGCTACTCGGACTACCGGTCCGACTACGCCGATGCCGAGGACTACGAGCCGTACCCGGAGCAGCGCAACGGCCGCCGCCGCTCGTTCAGCGGCTACCGCGGCGAGCTGGAGGAGGCCGACGACTACGAGCCCGAGCGCGGCGCCCGGTCGCGCCGGCCCTGGACCCCGGAGACCCACGGCTCGCTGGCCGTGGAGCCGCAGCGCGAGCCGGTCGGCAGGCCGCGACCGGCCGTGGAGCCGGCGCCCCACCCGCTGGGGCGCATCACCACGCTGCACCCGCGCAGCTACAACGAGGCGCGGACCATCGGCGAGCACTACCGCGACGGCACCCCGGTGATCATGAACCTCACCGACATGGACGACGCGGACGCCAAGCGGCTGGTCGACTTCGCGGCGGGCCTCGCGTTCGCGCTGCGCGGCTCGATCGACAAGGTCACCAACAAGGTGTTCCTCCTCTCACCCCCCAACATCGACGTGACGGCGGAGGACCGGAGGCGACTCGCGGAGGGCGGGTTCCTCAACCGGGACTGA
- a CDS encoding YggS family pyridoxal phosphate-dependent enzyme, which translates to MNRREELALSLAEVRERVAGACAAAGRSVDEVGLLAVTKTFPAEDVALLHDLGLTEFAENRDQEASRKVREFAELRPGARVRWHMVGSLQRNKARSVLGWADRVDTVDSTRLADALAKAATRPVDVLVQVSIDGDAARGGYPIGDLPRLADYVARSDELVLRGVMTVAPLGMSPEQAFAALYQAVTRLRDDHPDATVISAGMSGDLEDAIAHGSTCVRVGTALLGSRRLASP; encoded by the coding sequence GTGAACCGGCGCGAGGAGCTGGCGCTGTCGCTGGCCGAGGTGCGCGAGCGGGTGGCCGGGGCGTGCGCGGCCGCCGGGCGGTCGGTCGACGAGGTCGGCCTGCTGGCGGTGACCAAGACCTTCCCGGCCGAGGACGTGGCGCTGCTCCACGACCTCGGGCTCACCGAGTTCGCCGAGAACCGCGACCAGGAGGCATCCCGCAAGGTCCGCGAGTTCGCCGAGCTGCGACCCGGCGCGCGGGTCCGCTGGCACATGGTCGGCTCGCTCCAGCGGAACAAGGCCCGCTCGGTCCTGGGCTGGGCCGACCGGGTCGACACGGTCGACTCGACCCGCCTCGCCGACGCCCTCGCCAAGGCGGCCACGCGACCGGTCGACGTGCTGGTCCAGGTCAGCATCGACGGTGACGCGGCGCGCGGCGGGTACCCGATCGGTGACCTGCCGCGACTGGCCGACTACGTAGCACGATCGGATGAACTTGTTTTGAGAGGTGTGATGACCGTCGCACCCCTTGGGATGTCTCCGGAGCAGGCGTTTGCTGCTCTGTATCAAGCGGTAACCCGCTTGCGGGACGATCATCCCGATGCCACCGTGATCTCGGCGGGGATGAGCGGTGACCTGGAAGATGCCATTGCACACGGTTCCACGTGCGTGCGTGTCGGAACAGCGTTGCTGGGCAGCCGGAGACTAGCCTCCCCGTAA
- the pgeF gene encoding peptidoglycan editing factor PgeF — MRIRRVVTTREGGVSKPPYESFNLGDHVGDDPAAVAANRERLAGGIGLGAERLVWMEQVHGRTVGVVDGPVDGPLEATDAVVTREPGLGLVVLTADCVPVLMGDPEAGVVAAVHAGRVGARVGVVPAALGRMVELGAEPGRVEVLLGPAVCGQCYEVPADMRADVEKHLPGSASRTRSGKPALDLRAGLWQQLADAGVGRIGVDPRCTVEEKSLFSHRRDPGTGRLAGVIWVEA, encoded by the coding sequence GTGCGGATCCGTCGTGTTGTGACCACGCGTGAGGGTGGCGTTTCCAAGCCGCCGTATGAGTCGTTCAACCTGGGTGACCACGTGGGGGACGACCCGGCGGCCGTCGCGGCCAACCGGGAGCGGCTCGCCGGGGGGATCGGGCTCGGGGCGGAGCGGCTGGTGTGGATGGAGCAGGTGCACGGGCGCACGGTCGGCGTGGTCGACGGGCCCGTGGACGGGCCGCTGGAGGCCACCGACGCCGTGGTCACCCGGGAGCCGGGGCTGGGGCTGGTCGTGCTGACCGCCGACTGCGTGCCGGTGCTGATGGGCGACCCCGAGGCGGGGGTGGTCGCGGCCGTGCACGCCGGGCGCGTCGGGGCGCGCGTGGGCGTGGTGCCGGCGGCGCTGGGGCGGATGGTCGAGCTGGGTGCCGAGCCCGGGCGGGTCGAGGTGCTGCTGGGGCCCGCCGTGTGCGGGCAGTGCTACGAGGTGCCTGCCGACATGCGGGCCGACGTCGAGAAGCACCTGCCGGGCAGCGCGAGCAGGACCAGGTCCGGCAAGCCCGCGCTCGACCTGCGGGCCGGGCTGTGGCAGCAGCTCGCCGACGCCGGGGTCGGCCGGATCGGGGTCGACCCGCGCTGCACCGTGGAGGAGAAGTCGCTGTTCAGCCACCGGCGGGACCCGGGGACCGGGCGGCTCGCGGGTGTCATCTGGGTGGAGGCGTGA
- the ftsZ gene encoding cell division protein FtsZ — translation MTPPHNYLAVIKVVGIGGGGVNAVNRMIEVGLKGVEFIAVNTDAQALLMSDADVKLDIGRELTRGLGAGANPEVGHKAAEDHREEIEEVLKGADMVFVTAGEGGGTGTGGAPVVASIARKLGALTIGVVTRPFSFEGKRRAKQAEEGIQALRNECDTLIVIPNDRLLQLGDIGVSLMDAFRSADEVLLSGVQGITDLITTPGLINLDFADVKSVMSGAGSALMGIGSARGEGRAVQAAQKAINSPLLEASMEGAHGVLLSIAGGSDLGLFEINESASLVQEAAHPDANIIFGTVIDDSLGDEVRVTVIAAGFDSGGPTHKKLEPQALAGPPRGNPVATATAGELSAQPAGMAQPTVPAVQPVQAEQAQVVPQRPSVPQQPQPGQGNGQSPYTQSHAQPSHTQPHAQSQPGVPRPLSPGLSGTGGSLPNRAVPVTDDPDDEVDVPPFMRR, via the coding sequence ATGACGCCCCCGCACAACTACCTCGCGGTGATAAAGGTCGTCGGCATCGGCGGTGGCGGCGTGAACGCCGTCAACCGCATGATCGAGGTCGGGCTCAAGGGCGTCGAGTTCATCGCGGTGAACACCGACGCCCAGGCTCTGCTGATGTCGGACGCCGACGTGAAGCTCGACATCGGCCGCGAACTGACCCGCGGTCTCGGCGCCGGCGCCAACCCGGAGGTCGGCCACAAGGCCGCCGAGGACCACCGGGAGGAGATCGAGGAGGTCCTCAAGGGCGCGGACATGGTGTTCGTCACCGCCGGCGAGGGCGGCGGCACGGGCACCGGCGGCGCGCCCGTGGTGGCCTCGATCGCCCGCAAGCTCGGCGCGCTGACCATCGGCGTGGTGACGCGGCCGTTCTCGTTCGAGGGCAAGCGGCGCGCGAAGCAGGCCGAGGAGGGCATCCAGGCGCTGCGCAACGAGTGCGACACGCTCATCGTCATCCCCAACGACCGGCTGCTCCAGCTCGGCGACATCGGCGTCTCGCTGATGGACGCGTTCCGGTCGGCGGACGAGGTGCTGCTCTCCGGTGTGCAGGGCATCACCGACCTGATCACCACGCCCGGTCTGATCAACCTCGACTTCGCCGACGTGAAGTCGGTCATGTCCGGGGCGGGCAGCGCCCTGATGGGCATCGGCTCGGCGCGCGGCGAGGGCCGGGCGGTGCAGGCCGCCCAGAAGGCCATCAACTCGCCCCTGCTGGAGGCGTCCATGGAGGGCGCCCACGGCGTGCTGCTGTCGATCGCCGGCGGCAGCGACCTGGGGCTGTTCGAGATCAACGAGTCGGCGTCGCTGGTCCAGGAGGCCGCGCACCCCGACGCGAACATCATCTTCGGCACGGTGATCGACGACTCCCTCGGCGACGAGGTGCGGGTGACCGTGATCGCGGCCGGCTTCGACAGCGGTGGGCCGACCCACAAGAAGCTGGAGCCGCAGGCGCTGGCCGGGCCGCCGCGCGGCAACCCGGTCGCCACGGCGACCGCGGGTGAGCTGTCCGCGCAGCCCGCCGGCATGGCGCAGCCCACCGTGCCCGCGGTGCAGCCGGTGCAGGCCGAGCAGGCGCAGGTCGTCCCGCAGCGGCCGTCCGTGCCGCAGCAGCCCCAGCCGGGCCAGGGCAACGGCCAGTCGCCCTACACCCAGTCCCACGCCCAGCCGTCCCACACCCAGCCGCACGCCCAGTCCCAGCCGGGCGTCCCCCGCCCCCTGTCCCCGGGCCTGTCCGGCACCGGCGGCAGCCTGCCCAACCGCGCCGTCCCCGTCACCGACGACCCCGACGACGAGGTGGACGTCCCCCCCTTCATGCGCCGCTGA
- a CDS encoding DinB family protein: MSSDVGDDRVEVPFSGDERTLLNAFLDYLRGTIGFKCAGLSDEQARRSLLPSRLNTAAGVVKHLRWVENYWFQVVLGGKPSLAPYTGEDPDADWRVEPGETISGLLADYASECAASRELVAGLDLDHEVAFRGGERLSTRWVLIHLIEETGRHAGHLDVVRELLDGVTGE, translated from the coding sequence GTGAGCAGCGACGTGGGGGACGACCGGGTCGAGGTGCCGTTCTCCGGGGACGAGCGGACCCTGTTGAACGCGTTCCTGGACTACCTGCGCGGGACGATCGGGTTCAAGTGCGCCGGCCTGTCCGATGAGCAGGCACGGAGGTCGTTGCTGCCCTCGCGGCTCAACACCGCCGCCGGGGTGGTCAAGCACCTGCGGTGGGTGGAGAACTACTGGTTCCAGGTCGTGCTCGGCGGAAAACCGAGCCTGGCGCCCTACACAGGGGAGGATCCGGACGCGGATTGGCGGGTCGAGCCGGGTGAGACGATCTCCGGTCTGCTGGCCGACTACGCTTCGGAGTGCGCGGCGAGCCGGGAACTCGTCGCGGGGCTCGACCTCGACCACGAGGTCGCGTTCCGCGGGGGAGAACGGCTTTCCACGCGCTGGGTGCTGATCCACCTGATCGAGGAAACGGGTCGGCACGCGGGACACCTGGACGTGGTGCGGGAACTGCTCGACGGGGTAACAGGCGAGTAG
- a CDS encoding cell division protein FtsQ/DivIB: MSTRTARRRPAAAPRRRPVRRAPSRRTVVRRRLVAILVMTVVTAVVCAVWFTPVLGVREVEVRGVVEMTEVQVLEAAAIEPGTPLVRVDTEAVAARVRELRRVAGVRVERVLPGSVRLTVDERDPVGVVLAGDGAHLVDATGRDYATVAQPPAGLPELKASGAALDAAVGVVTQLPEALRREVLVVTAGSPSGVRLTLSAGREVRWGSVADSPRKAAVLEVLLTREGEVFDVSSPELPTVS; the protein is encoded by the coding sequence GTGAGCACGAGGACGGCGCGTCGTCGCCCGGCGGCCGCACCGCGGCGGCGGCCGGTGCGCCGCGCCCCGTCCCGGCGCACGGTGGTCCGCAGGCGGCTGGTCGCGATCCTCGTCATGACCGTCGTCACGGCGGTGGTGTGCGCGGTGTGGTTCACGCCCGTGCTCGGCGTCCGCGAGGTCGAGGTGCGCGGCGTGGTCGAGATGACCGAGGTGCAGGTCCTCGAAGCGGCCGCGATCGAGCCGGGCACCCCGCTGGTGCGGGTGGACACCGAGGCGGTGGCCGCGCGGGTGCGCGAGCTGCGCCGGGTGGCCGGGGTGCGGGTGGAGCGCGTGCTGCCCGGCTCGGTGCGGCTGACCGTGGACGAGCGCGACCCGGTCGGCGTGGTCCTCGCCGGCGACGGCGCGCACCTGGTGGACGCCACCGGCCGCGACTACGCCACGGTGGCGCAGCCGCCCGCCGGGCTGCCGGAGCTCAAGGCGTCCGGCGCCGCGCTGGACGCCGCTGTGGGCGTGGTCACGCAGCTGCCCGAAGCGCTGCGGCGCGAGGTGCTGGTCGTCACCGCCGGGTCGCCGTCGGGCGTGCGGCTGACCCTGAGCGCGGGCCGCGAGGTCCGCTGGGGCTCGGTGGCCGACAGCCCGCGCAAGGCCGCCGTGCTGGAGGTCCTGCTGACCCGCGAGGGCGAGGTGTTCGACGTCTCCAGCCCGGAGCTGCCGACCGTCTCGTGA
- the murC gene encoding UDP-N-acetylmuramate--L-alanine ligase, whose translation MSDVLERVHLVGIGGAGMSGIARILLARGAQVSGSDAKDSRTVLALRAQGAAVAVGHDGANLDQLPGGPTAVVVSTAIREDNPELVAARERGVTVLRRAEALAALMVGHRVACVAGTHGKTSTTSMLTVALQHCRVDPSFAIGGDLNESGANAHQGTGGVFVAEADESDGSFLCFSPSVAVVTNVEADHLDHHGTVEAYVAVFDSFLQRIEPDGVLVVCADDPGSAALAERAAKLGVRVRPYGRAATGPGAARVVDYQPEGGGGLVKVELAAGAEGGADGAVLEVRVAVPGEHMAGNAVAALLAALELGADPAGVLEGLAAFGGVRRRFEFKGRAAGVRVYDDYAHHPTEVAAQLTAARPVAGEGRLVVVFQPHLYSRTRLFADEFGAALALADEVVVLDVYGAREDPQPGVTGALVAERVPLAEGRVHYEPSFDRVPALVAGLVGDGDVVVTMGAGDVTVLGPEIIGELDRA comes from the coding sequence GTGAGCGACGTGTTGGAGCGGGTGCACCTGGTCGGCATCGGCGGCGCGGGCATGAGCGGCATCGCGCGCATCCTGCTCGCGCGCGGCGCGCAGGTGTCCGGCTCGGACGCCAAGGACTCCCGCACCGTGCTCGCGCTGCGGGCCCAGGGCGCGGCCGTCGCGGTCGGCCACGACGGCGCGAACCTCGACCAGCTCCCCGGCGGCCCCACCGCGGTCGTGGTGTCCACCGCGATCCGCGAGGACAACCCGGAGCTGGTCGCGGCGCGCGAGCGCGGGGTGACCGTGCTGCGCCGCGCCGAGGCGCTGGCCGCGCTGATGGTCGGCCACCGGGTCGCCTGCGTCGCGGGCACGCACGGCAAGACGTCGACCACCTCGATGCTCACCGTCGCGCTCCAGCACTGCCGGGTGGACCCGTCGTTCGCCATCGGCGGCGACCTCAACGAGTCCGGCGCCAACGCCCACCAGGGCACCGGCGGCGTCTTCGTCGCCGAGGCCGACGAGAGCGACGGGTCGTTCCTGTGCTTCTCGCCGTCGGTCGCGGTGGTGACCAACGTCGAGGCCGACCACCTGGACCACCACGGCACCGTCGAGGCGTACGTGGCGGTGTTCGACTCCTTCCTGCAGCGCATCGAGCCGGACGGCGTGCTGGTGGTGTGCGCGGACGACCCCGGCTCGGCGGCGCTGGCCGAGCGGGCCGCGAAGCTGGGCGTGCGGGTGCGGCCCTACGGCCGCGCGGCGACCGGCCCGGGCGCGGCCCGCGTGGTCGACTACCAGCCCGAGGGCGGCGGCGGCCTGGTGAAGGTCGAGCTGGCCGCGGGCGCCGAGGGCGGTGCCGACGGCGCGGTGCTGGAGGTCCGGGTCGCGGTGCCCGGCGAGCACATGGCGGGCAACGCGGTCGCCGCCCTGCTGGCCGCGCTGGAGCTGGGCGCGGACCCGGCGGGCGTGCTGGAGGGCCTGGCCGCGTTCGGCGGGGTGCGCAGGCGGTTCGAGTTCAAGGGCCGCGCGGCGGGCGTGCGGGTCTACGACGACTACGCCCACCACCCCACCGAGGTGGCCGCCCAGCTCACCGCCGCCCGGCCGGTGGCCGGCGAGGGCAGGCTGGTCGTGGTCTTCCAGCCGCACCTGTACTCGCGGACCCGGCTGTTCGCCGACGAGTTCGGCGCCGCGCTCGCCCTGGCCGACGAGGTGGTCGTGCTCGACGTCTACGGCGCGCGCGAGGACCCGCAGCCGGGCGTGACCGGCGCGCTGGTCGCCGAGCGGGTGCCGCTGGCCGAGGGCCGCGTGCACTACGAGCCGTCGTTCGACCGGGTGCCCGCGCTGGTCGCGGGCCTGGTCGGGGACGGCGACGTGGTGGTCACCATGGGGGCGGGCGACGTGACCGTGCTCGGCCCGGAGATCATCGGCGAGCTGGACCGCGCGTGA